In Topomyia yanbarensis strain Yona2022 chromosome 2, ASM3024719v1, whole genome shotgun sequence, one DNA window encodes the following:
- the LOC131681409 gene encoding T-complex protein 1 subunit epsilon, with the protein MMSLPGSIAFDEYGRPFIILRDQENQKRLTGNEAIKSHIMAAKQIASTIRTSLGPKGLDKMMVSGDGEVTVTNDGATILKLMDVDHEIGKLMVQLSQSQDDEIGDGTTGVVVLAGALLEQAESLLDRGIHPIRIADGFELAAQCASKHLDSIAEPFPISRDNKEPLIEVAMTTLGSKIVNKCHRQMAEIAVDAVLTVADLEKKDVNFELIKLECKVGGRMEDTCLVKGVVIDKTMSHSQMPKTLRDVKLAILTCPFEPPKPKTKHKLDVTSADDYRKLREYEQEKFLQMVKQVKDAGATLAICQWGFDDEANHLLLQQELPAVRWVGGPEIELIAIATGGRIVPRFEELTADKLGHAGLVRELSFGTTKDKMLVIEECKNTRAVTILIRGSNQMVTAEAKRSIHDALCVVRSLIQDSRIVYGGGAAEISCSLAVAREADQLSTLEQYAFRSFSVALEAIPLALAENSGLLSIETLSELKSRQVAENSATLGVDCMLTGNSDMKEHHVIESLHSKKQQIILATQLVKMILKIDDVRTPADK; encoded by the exons ATGATGTCCTTACCGGGAAGTATTGCCTTCGATGAGTACGGAAGGCCATTTATTATCCTGCGGGACCAGGAGAACCAGAAGCGCTTGACTGGAAATGAGGCAATCAAG AGTCACATCATGGCAGCGAAACAGATAGCTTCTACGATTCGCACATCTTTAGGTCCGAAAGGTCTCGACAAGATGATGGTCAGTGGAGACGGAGAAGTCACGGTAACAAACGATGGGGCTACAATTCTAAAGTTGATGGATGTTGATCACGAGATTGGTAAACTTATGGTTCAACTAAGCCAGTCGCAGGATGACGAAATTGGAGATGGTACAACCGGTGTGGTTGTGTTGGCCGGGGCTTTACTTGAACAGGCGGAATCTCTGTTGGATCGTGGAATTCACCCGATTCGTATTGCTGATGGATTTGAGCTTGCAGCGCAATGTGCCAGTAAGCATCTGGATTCCATCGCGGAGCCGTTCCCGATTTCACGGGACAATAAGGAACCGTTGATCGAGGTGGCGATGACCACACTGGGTAGCAAGATTGTTAACAAGTGTCACCGGCAAATGGCAGAGATTGCTGTCGACGCCGTGCTAACCGTGGCCGATTTGGAAAAGAAGGACGTTAACTTTGAGTTGATCAAGTTGGAGTGCAAGGTTGGTGGTCGCATGGAGGATACCTGCCTGGTGAAAGGCGTTGTTATCGATAAGACTATGTCGCATTCGCAAATGCCAAAAACGCTACGGGATGTGAAATTGGCAATTTTGACCTGCCCGTTCGAACCGCCGAAGCCCAAGACCAAGCATAAGCTGGATGTTACTTCGGCCGATGATTACCGTAAGCTGCGTGAGTACGAACAGGAGAAGTTCCTGCAGATGGTAAAGCAGGTGAAGGATGCCGGTGCTACTTTGGCCATCTGCCAGTGGGGATTTGATGACGAGGCGAACCATTTACTGCTGCAACAGGAACTACCCGCAGTACGTTGGGTCGGAGGTCCGGAGATTGAACTGATCGCGATTGCCACTGGAGGAAGGATCGTTCCGCGATTCGAGGAACTGACCGCCGACAAGTTGGGACATGCCGGGTTGGTGCGAGAGTTGA GTTTCGGAACGACAAAGGATAAAATGCTGGTGATTGAGGAGTGCAAGAACACACGAGCCGTTACGATCCTGATCCGGGGAAGCAACCAAATGGTAACAGCCGAAGCGAAGCGGTCCATTCACGATGCTCTGTGTGTAGTTCGTTCACTGATCCAGGATTCCCGCATTGTCTACGGAGGTGGTGCTGCTGAGATTAGCTGCTCGCTGGCCGTGGCTCGGGAGGCAGATCAGCTTTCTACACTGGAGCAATACGCTTTCCGTTCATTCAGTGTGGCCTTGGAAGCTATTCCATTGGCTTTAGCCGAAAACAGTGGCCTTCTGTCGATCGAAACTCTTTCCGAGCTGAAGTCCCGACAGGTGGCAGAGAATTCTGCCACTTTAGGAGTTGATTGCATGCTTACGGGAAATTCCGATATGAAGGAGCATCACGTAATCGAGTCGTTGCACTCGAAGAAGCAGCAAATAATTCTGGCCACTCAGCTGGTGAAAATGATACTGAAGATCGATGATGTTAGAACGCCGGCCGACAAGTAA